Sequence from the Piscinibacter sp. HJYY11 genome:
TCGCCATTGCGCCGGCCCACGTTGAGCGGCGCCGCGCCATGCGACTGATCGGGAAACATGTTGCCGCCGCCGAAGATCTTGGCTTCGCAATCGGTGGGCGCGACGCCGTAGCGCGCCAGGCCGGCGATCATGAGCGACAGGGCCTCGTCGCCGTAGCGCGCGTCCAGGCCCTTGCGGCCCTGCCGGCCCCGCGCCGCCAGGAGGAAGTGCGACATCGCCCCCACCCGCAAGCCCGCATGCCACAGCACGATCGACACGCACGAGCCGAGCAGCGTGCGCATGCAGGTGCCCGCCGCGCCCACGGCAAACTCGCCGGGCTTGAGCACGATCTCCGCCACCCCGGCACCCATCACGGCTTGCGGTAGATCGACGGTGCCACCGGCAGCACGGCGCTGCTGATGTCGTTGAGGCTCTCCGAATGGCCGATCAGGAAATAGCCACCTGGCTTGAGCTGCGCCACCAGCCGTGCGACGACCTGCCGCTTGGTCTCGGCATTGAAATAGATCATCACGTTGCGCAGGAAGATCACGTCGAACGGCTGCGCATTCGGCAGCGGCTCGTTGAGGTTGATCTGGCGGAACTGCACCTTGGCGCGCAGCGAGCGCTCCACCAGCAGC
This genomic interval carries:
- a CDS encoding chemotaxis protein CheD: MGAGVAEIVLKPGEFAVGAAGTCMRTLLGSCVSIVLWHAGLRVGAMSHFLLAARGRQGRKGLDARYGDEALSLMIAGLARYGVAPTDCEAKIFGGGNMFPDQSHGAAPLNVGRRNGEAARELLREHGIPVASENLFGVGHRQIIFEVATGDVWVRQGALQTGPMPLEPR